The following are encoded together in the Salinibacter grassmerensis genome:
- a CDS encoding phage tail protein, with translation MPEKGQKYRFYIDDGGTMQKVGETREKSVNRSKDLLDRSSDDSPTDASYIGGLREGEVTISGLYAPDDPGQTLIQAAFESDSPTSMKLEGDETGDVQIKFDGHIEDWSRTHNLNELSVFELTIRTDGEITEDQVA, from the coding sequence ATGCCAGAGAAAGGTCAAAAGTACAGATTTTACATCGACGACGGCGGCACTATGCAGAAAGTCGGAGAAACGAGAGAGAAAAGCGTTAACCGCTCCAAGGACTTGCTCGACCGTTCAAGCGACGATAGCCCAACAGACGCTTCTTACATCGGAGGGCTAAGAGAGGGAGAGGTAACTATTAGCGGCTTGTATGCACCGGACGACCCAGGACAAACCCTTATTCAAGCCGCCTTTGAAAGCGACTCTCCAACCTCTATGAAGCTTGAAGGAGACGAGACAGGCGACGTACAAATTAAGTTTGACGGTCATATCGAAGATTGGAGCAGGACACACAACCTTAACGAGCTTTCCGTTTTTGAGCTTACGATCCGCACAGACGGAGAGATTACCGAAGATCAAGTAGCGTAA
- a CDS encoding HK97 gp10 family phage protein, protein MLDVEFDGFEEVEEQIEEYTEKAVEETKEEVDKTTKSVQNKAKDNAPEETGTLVRGYQHELSADGFSGVVFNPVEYAKRIEFGFVGTDELGRTYTQKGQFPLSRAFREETKDFGKRLKERIEDIETT, encoded by the coding sequence ATGCTTGACGTAGAGTTCGACGGTTTTGAAGAGGTTGAAGAGCAGATAGAAGAGTACACCGAAAAAGCCGTTGAAGAGACAAAAGAAGAGGTTGACAAGACGACTAAGAGCGTTCAAAACAAGGCAAAGGACAACGCCCCCGAAGAGACTGGAACGCTTGTAAGAGGCTATCAACACGAGCTATCAGCGGACGGTTTTTCCGGCGTCGTCTTCAACCCCGTCGAGTACGCAAAGCGAATAGAGTTCGGCTTTGTCGGGACGGACGAGCTTGGGCGCACTTACACGCAAAAAGGACAGTTTCCCTTATCAAGAGCCTTTCGAGAAGAGACAAAGGACTTTGGCAAAAGGCTTAAAGAAAGAATTGAAGATATAGAGACAACTTAA
- a CDS encoding major capsid protein codes for MANFVFFEEQFRGGYRDTLQENVEAFVNQAGPEVTISVDDAQGEKTRESFFQRIGGTVNEMDPSGTGDATIQELGEGQRDVPHVTRRVGPFEVRDIELERRQMNSQQYSAVLGEQVAEDTQEDYVNTLVKGMVGACGSESGLTVEHNPDTGDTSLEKLDYQALVDGLAAFGDAGSKIGTFVMHSKPFYDLMGDAINQAGTDVPGATIYEGTVGTLNRDAIVIDNDALVDGEEFRTLALRDGALQLEELFAPGMSTETDVTGQAGPATRMAGIQGQKVDVRGFSYDGPNHPSDAELVDTANWNHVMSSIKNSPGVIIKTI; via the coding sequence ATGGCTAATTTTGTATTTTTCGAAGAGCAGTTTCGTGGGGGCTACCGCGACACACTACAAGAGAACGTTGAAGCGTTCGTAAACCAGGCAGGACCCGAAGTTACTATCTCTGTTGACGACGCGCAGGGAGAGAAGACGAGAGAATCGTTCTTCCAGCGTATCGGAGGCACCGTTAACGAAATGGATCCTTCCGGTACAGGAGACGCAACTATTCAAGAGCTAGGAGAAGGACAGCGGGACGTACCGCACGTTACCCGTCGAGTCGGACCGTTCGAAGTACGAGATATCGAACTTGAAAGGCGGCAAATGAACAGCCAGCAGTATTCGGCTGTCCTCGGAGAGCAAGTTGCAGAAGATACGCAAGAGGACTACGTAAACACGCTCGTTAAGGGTATGGTCGGAGCTTGCGGAAGCGAATCCGGCTTGACCGTTGAGCACAACCCCGACACCGGAGACACAAGCCTTGAAAAGCTTGACTACCAAGCACTCGTTGACGGGCTTGCAGCGTTTGGAGACGCGGGTTCTAAGATCGGAACCTTTGTTATGCACTCCAAGCCGTTTTACGACCTTATGGGCGACGCTATTAACCAAGCAGGAACCGACGTTCCAGGCGCTACGATCTACGAGGGAACCGTAGGCACGCTTAACAGGGACGCTATCGTTATCGACAACGACGCTCTTGTTGACGGTGAAGAGTTCCGAACGCTTGCACTCCGCGACGGAGCGCTTCAGCTTGAAGAGCTATTCGCGCCGGGAATGAGCACGGAGACGGATGTAACGGGGCAAGCAGGACCAGCAACGCGTATGGCAGGAATCCAAGGGCAGAAAGTTGATGTTCGCGGGTTTAGCTACGACGGACCAAATCACCCGTCCGACGCAGAGCTTGTTGATACTGCAAACTGGAATCACGTTATGTCCAGTATCAAGAATAGTCCAGGCGTTATTATCAAGACTATTTAA
- a CDS encoding LEM-3-like GIY-YIG domain-containing protein, protein MNKHRFYVYGLFYEDDDGNNVCFYIGKGTGYRHENHFYSSTTGDNPYKDNKIAKLQRQGYEPFSKIIKGGLTEEKAYALEEAILQRDDVYENLTNMTRGGKGVKAGEDHPSKREEVRKKMSEAHKGKTFSEETRRKLSKALSGRTHSEDSKRKMSKNTNTKGEENPDSTLTKEEAATVKWLARNSNMTQKEIASSYGIDQTNVSLIKRDKSWQHVDPKPPVKES, encoded by the coding sequence ATGAATAAGCACAGATTCTACGTTTACGGGCTCTTTTACGAAGACGACGACGGCAACAACGTTTGTTTTTACATTGGCAAGGGCACAGGATATAGGCACGAAAATCATTTTTACAGTTCTACAACGGGGGACAACCCGTACAAAGACAACAAAATAGCCAAACTGCAACGGCAAGGCTACGAACCATTTAGCAAAATTATTAAGGGCGGTTTGACCGAAGAGAAGGCTTACGCTCTTGAAGAGGCTATCTTGCAGAGAGACGACGTGTACGAGAACCTAACAAATATGACAAGAGGGGGCAAAGGCGTAAAAGCGGGAGAAGATCACCCGTCGAAACGAGAAGAGGTACGCAAGAAGATGTCGGAAGCGCACAAGGGCAAGACTTTTTCGGAAGAGACAAGAAGAAAGCTATCAAAAGCTCTTTCCGGACGAACACACAGCGAAGATTCTAAAAGAAAAATGTCCAAGAACACTAACACAAAAGGAGAAGAGAACCCCGATTCTACTCTTACAAAAGAAGAGGCTGCAACAGTTAAGTGGCTTGCAAGAAACTCCAATATGACGCAGAAAGAAATTGCAAGTTCTTATGGAATAGATCAAACAAACGTGTCTTTAATAAAACGCGACAAAAGCTGGCAGCACGTTGATCCTAAGCCCCCTGTAAAAGAAAGTTAG
- a CDS encoding terminase large subunit domain-containing protein: protein MPPRHGKSLTATQLFSAYYLYRNPSKNVGIVGYNADFVSDHSEEARRFFRRSDGSISKSTKAKTDWKTDKNGGFFGTSVGGSITGKGFDLAIIDDPIKGIEDAFSRTKRESLREWFSSDFYTRLEPNASVIVIHTRWHRKDLAGTLLQQEREADRPEGWRIVSFPALKEENEIDYPDGCNVVRTDREAGEALCPERYDVEDLKQIKGTQGAYKWNALYQQRPAPESGNIWKEDLFGMRKPDSVELVDTGLHVDAAYTENEQNSASAWVKAAKDRSGNVYVLDVGFDWLELPELLQSISRYDCPIMIENKASGKSLVQALTRNGLPAEEVDVQGDKVARAKIAKMSVNDKNIFVHPDCYSTLLLDKKQGILEFPNGQHDDLADAFSQAIEHLSEDEENSKQTKGGFKMNRPFF, encoded by the coding sequence ATGCCGCCTCGACACGGCAAGTCTCTAACGGCTACACAACTCTTTTCTGCGTACTACTTGTACCGCAACCCAAGCAAGAACGTCGGTATCGTCGGCTACAACGCAGACTTTGTTTCCGACCACTCCGAAGAGGCACGGCGCTTTTTCAGGCGGTCGGACGGCAGTATATCTAAATCCACAAAAGCAAAAACCGACTGGAAGACAGATAAAAACGGCGGCTTCTTTGGAACCTCTGTTGGGGGATCGATCACAGGCAAGGGGTTCGACCTTGCTATTATAGACGACCCGATTAAGGGCATAGAAGACGCTTTCAGCCGCACAAAGCGGGAAAGCTTGCGGGAGTGGTTTAGCAGCGACTTTTACACCCGCTTAGAGCCGAACGCTTCTGTTATCGTAATCCATACACGTTGGCACAGAAAGGACCTTGCAGGAACGCTCTTACAGCAAGAGAGAGAAGCAGACAGACCGGAGGGTTGGAGGATCGTTAGCTTTCCGGCGCTTAAAGAAGAAAACGAGATCGACTATCCGGACGGCTGCAACGTCGTTCGGACAGACAGAGAGGCAGGGGAAGCCTTGTGCCCCGAAAGGTACGACGTAGAGGACTTGAAGCAGATTAAAGGCACGCAGGGGGCTTACAAGTGGAACGCTCTGTACCAACAGCGACCAGCACCGGAGTCCGGTAATATCTGGAAAGAAGACCTTTTCGGGATGAGAAAGCCCGATTCTGTGGAGCTAGTTGATACAGGCTTGCACGTAGACGCAGCTTACACAGAGAACGAACAAAACTCTGCTTCTGCTTGGGTGAAAGCGGCAAAAGACCGGAGCGGTAACGTCTATGTGCTCGACGTAGGCTTCGATTGGCTTGAACTACCGGAGCTTTTGCAGAGCATATCCCGATACGACTGCCCGATAATGATAGAGAATAAGGCTTCCGGCAAAAGCCTAGTACAAGCTCTTACGCGCAACGGGCTTCCAGCCGAAGAAGTAGACGTGCAGGGCGATAAGGTTGCACGAGCAAAGATAGCAAAAATGTCTGTAAACGATAAAAATATATTCGTGCATCCGGACTGCTACTCGACTCTTTTGCTCGACAAAAAGCAGGGCATATTAGAGTTTCCGAACGGACAACACGACGACCTAGCAGACGCCTTTTCCCAAGCTATCGAACACCTTAGCGAAGACGAAGAAAACAGCAAGCAAACAAAGGGTGGATTCAAAATGAACAGACCCTTCTTTTAG
- a CDS encoding D-Ala-D-Ala carboxypeptidase family metallohydrolase: MDTLRLTKNFDLQEFTGSAEYPEIDNTPNASQIQNLRSLCVEVLQPVRSFLNRPVQVTSGFRSEELNKAVGGVSGSLHKKGKAADIVVPDKDPQSLSRAIDLTDLPVEENIPYPELGHVHLAQI, translated from the coding sequence ATGGATACACTACGACTTACTAAAAACTTCGACTTACAGGAGTTCACAGGCTCCGCAGAATATCCAGAGATCGACAACACCCCTAACGCTTCGCAAATTCAAAACTTGCGAAGCTTATGTGTTGAAGTCTTGCAGCCTGTACGGAGCTTCTTAAACCGTCCGGTGCAAGTTACAAGCGGGTTCCGGTCCGAAGAGCTTAACAAAGCCGTAGGCGGCGTCTCCGGTAGCTTGCACAAGAAGGGTAAAGCCGCCGACATAGTTGTACCGGACAAAGACCCGCAAAGCCTATCAAGAGCTATCGACCTAACCGACTTGCCCGTTGAAGAAAATATTCCATATCCGGAGTTGGGGCACGTCCACTTAGCACAGATATGA
- a CDS encoding exonuclease domain-containing protein: MSYLALDIETAGVDPEEHSILEVGAVIDNGDPIEDLPTYQRQIHNDTVIGQRRSLEMASENGLLNSDLPSVKPKHFAASLKGWLVDEGFCDSPFGRDYITVAGKNAATFDIPFLKEQMPHFTDAFCVRARVLDPTTLYYKLQEERPPTLDECLERAGIEEPVDHTALSDALQVVRLIRNAKQQ, encoded by the coding sequence ATTAGCTACTTAGCCCTCGACATAGAGACAGCCGGAGTTGACCCCGAAGAGCACAGCATCTTGGAAGTAGGAGCAGTTATAGACAACGGCGACCCGATAGAAGACTTGCCCACCTACCAACGGCAGATTCACAACGACACGGTTATAGGGCAACGGCGGTCTCTGGAAATGGCAAGTGAAAACGGCTTGCTTAACTCCGACCTGCCTTCTGTTAAGCCGAAGCATTTTGCAGCTAGCCTTAAAGGTTGGCTTGTAGACGAGGGCTTTTGCGATAGTCCGTTCGGCAGAGACTACATAACAGTAGCAGGCAAAAACGCTGCGACTTTCGATATTCCTTTTTTAAAAGAGCAAATGCCTCACTTTACCGACGCTTTCTGCGTCCGTGCAAGAGTGCTCGACCCTACGACGCTTTACTACAAGCTACAGGAAGAGCGCCCCCCGACGCTAGACGAGTGTTTAGAAAGAGCCGGAATAGAAGAGCCCGTTGACCACACCGCTTTATCGGACGCCCTTCAAGTGGTCCGGCTTATACGAAATGCAAAACAACAATAA
- a CDS encoding NUMOD4 motif-containing HNH endonuclease — protein MANWKDIDGFNHKISDDGRVWSKHSGRELKVQTNQNNGYRIIRISSDGQGKTFNVHRLVMENFGPEQPSEDHEVDHIDEDKSNNDINNLQWVTRKENVRRSSKYSVEELNDMKREVRNTEQTSGEVAEKYGATKSVVRKLSCGIYQNRN, from the coding sequence ATGGCAAACTGGAAAGATATCGACGGATTTAACCACAAAATAAGCGACGACGGAAGGGTATGGTCAAAGCACTCCGGAAGAGAGCTTAAAGTACAGACAAATCAAAACAACGGTTATAGAATCATAAGAATTAGCTCCGACGGGCAGGGCAAGACGTTCAACGTCCACAGACTTGTTATGGAGAACTTCGGACCGGAGCAGCCTAGCGAAGACCACGAAGTAGACCACATAGACGAAGACAAATCGAACAACGACATAAATAACTTGCAGTGGGTTACTAGGAAAGAAAATGTTAGAAGAAGCTCCAAGTACAGCGTAGAAGAGCTAAACGATATGAAGCGCGAAGTTAGAAACACCGAACAGACCAGCGGTGAAGTAGCGGAAAAGTACGGCGCTACCAAGAGCGTAGTTAGAAAACTTTCGTGCGGAATTTACCAAAATAGAAATTAA